The following DNA comes from Ornithobacterium rhinotracheale DSM 15997.
CAGCAAATCAAGTTTGATACGCTGGTGCATTATTTCGATATTTCAGAAATTGTAGAAAAAGCCATTGAAGAAGAAAATGTTACCGATCACTACCGCTTTTTGAACACAAAAGAATTAATCAAAAGAGTAGATACACTTAAAATTCAAAATAAGGCATATTATAATGAATTAGCCGATACGCAGTTTCAGTCGCTCACCTATGCACCGATAAGTGAAAATTTGGATTCTGTGTACCAAGCGCAAAAGAAAGCCTTGCCGTTTGACATTAATAAATTAAATGATGCCGATCGCCAGCAAGTGATGATGAGAGCCGATGAAAATATCGCAGCCGATTTAAACAGCTATTCTGTGATTAAAGATGAAATCAGTGGGCGAGATGAATTCATTGCACGACATGTTTTGATCTTGGTCAGAAACTTTTCCAATTCGCTCATGTGCGTGATTTTCTTTTTGATAGGGGCACCACTTGGAGCCATCATCAGAAAAGGAGGCGTGGGAATGCCCGTGGTGGTAGCGATTGTCATCTTTATTTTGTTTTATTTAATCTACATGTATAGTGAAAATCTAGCCAAAAATGGCGTTTTAAACCCTTATTGGGCGGCATGGCTCCCTGTGATAACCTTTACACCGCTCGGAATATTTTTCACTTATAAAGCCATGACGGATTCAAACTTATTTGACATCAACGCATATTTGGAGCCAATTTTAAGGCTAAAAAATAAACATTTTAAATCAAAAAATACAGAACACGCAAGATACCAGTAAATTATGGAAGAACAAGCCATTCGTCTTAATCGCATAGAAGAAGTTTTAGAAGACTTAAAACAGGGGAAAGTAATCATTGTGGTAGATGATGAAGACCGTGAGAATGAAGGGGATTTCATTGCCGCTGCCGAGAAAGTTACTCCCGAGATGATTAATTTTATGACACAGCACGGGCGTGGGCTTTTGTGTGCTCCGCTGGAAGAAGACCGCTGCGAGAAATTGGGCTTAAACATGATGGTAACGCACAATACCGTTTTGCACCACACACCTTTTACGGTTTCGGTAGATTTGCTAGGAAAAGGTTGTACCACAGGTATTTCTACGCATGATAGATCTAAAACCATTCAAGCCCTTGTAGACGAAGAAACTCGTCCGCAAGATTTGGGTAGACCAGGGCATATTTTTCCATTGAGGGCTAAAAAAGGCGGCGTTTTGCGCAGAGCAGGGCATACCGAGGCAGCAGTAGATTTAGCTAGATTAGCTGGCTTGAAACCTGCAGGAATCCTCATAGAAATATTAAACGAGGACGGAACCATGGCACGATTGCCACAACTGATGAAAGTGGCTGAGAAATTTGATTTAAAAATAGTTTCAATTCAAGATTTAATTGCTTATAGGCTTAAAAACGAATCATTGATTCAAAAAATTGATTCAGTGAAATTTCAAACGCATTATGGTGAGTATGATTTGATTGCGTATAAGCAAACGACTAATAATCAAATACATTTCGCCTTAACAAAAGGCGAATGGACAGAAGATGAATCTGTTCCAGTGCGTGTAAAATCAACCAACGATTATTTTGATTTGTTCACAGCTTTGCACAAAGGGGAGCAGCCATTGCTTGAGAAAATCACCCAGATTATAAACAAAGAAGGAAAAGGTGTTTTAGTATTTATCAATAATGCGATAGATTCGGATTTGGTACAAGCTAAATTTAATCATTACAAAGCGTATCTAGAGGGCACGCAAGAAAATCCATTGAAAGCTCCAGATACCAAAGATTACGGAATTGGTGCCCAAATTTTAAAAGATTTAGGCATTCAAAAAATGAAGTTAATCACCAAAACACCAGATAGTAAAAAAGCCATTGGAGGGTATGATTTAGAGATTACAGATTTTATCGAGATATAAAACCAATTTTTTTGTTAGATATATTTTCTTTAAATTTGCGCCTCAAAATTTTTTAATATGATTAGATCATTTTACGCTTTTATCTTTTTGTTTTTAAGTCAGATTACTATAAACGCCCAAGTTCCAGAGAATGGAGTTGGGAGTAAAAATGGTGATGAAAGAATTAGATATGGAATAAGAGTAGGGTATACTAGCTCTCATTTAGATCAAACTTTATTTGAACTACAAGAACTGAAGAATGTAGGAGGCTTTTATATTGGTGCTTTTGCTCAAATCCCTTTAGTAGAAAATACGCTGTATTTGCAACCAGAGATTGATTATACCAAGATAGGAAATAGATTGGAGATGGAAGGTATTGGATATTCACAAATGAGAATAAATAACATTAATGTTCCAGTATTATTAAAATATAAATTCTATAAAGGGGCAAATGTGCACATGGGACCAGAATTGAATATTTTAACAGATTCATATTTGGACTATGACTGGGGGAGACATTTTGATGGAGCGGGGAGTGAAAGTTATAATAAAGTAGTTAAAAGATTTAATTATTCAGCAGTTTTTGGTGTGGGATATCAGTTTCCTATTGGATTATCTTTAGATGCAAGATATACTGTAGGTCTCAGTAAAATTATGCACCCAGAAGAGGCTAAAGCTAGAAAAGAAGCTGTTACTGATTTTAGAACAAGAGTTATATCTTTTGGAGTAGGATATTACTTTTAAAAATTTATGAGTATTAGAAATAATTAAGAGAGCCTTTTTGGTTCTCTTATTTTTATTTAATACTTTCGTGCTTCTGAATAAAAACATGCAATCAAAGTTTAAAATAGATTTCAAAGCATTGTTCTTGTTGGTGGTGTTGCTTTTCTCGCTTGGGGTAAAGGCTTTCCACACGCACGAACATACAACTTTGTTGCATGCAAAGCACATAGAAGATACTTGTGCGATTTGCCAATTCACGATAGTGTACGGCGAGGAGCCAAGTGTTTTGCAGATTACATCACCTATTTTTGAGGTGGAGACGCTCGAGGCTCCTAGCCTTTTTGTAGCACCTTATGTGCCTGTTTTCCATTCTACAAATTTTCGTAGAGGACCACCCATTGCATAGTTGTTTAGTAGACAGAAAATTAC
Coding sequences within:
- a CDS encoding LptF/LptG family permease gives rise to the protein MIKKLDWYGIRTFFGPFIFIFSVLFFIFMVQFAWQEMDMFAGKGLDIGTIFKLLFYLGLTVIQFVLPLTVLLSAIMTYGGFGERYELAAMKSSGMSLVRIMLPVFLLVCGISVGLFFFSDTAVPQSQRKARNMLLNIAKTKPAINFDPGVFINAVPGFSMKISERSGKNGERLKNVFIHRDASAYENQQTIIAKKGIFEPAEDKRFLKLALFNGYYYEDEIQNKNRLQLERQPYQQIKFDTLVHYFDISEIVEKAIEEENVTDHYRFLNTKELIKRVDTLKIQNKAYYNELADTQFQSLTYAPISENLDSVYQAQKKALPFDINKLNDADRQQVMMRADENIAADLNSYSVIKDEISGRDEFIARHVLILVRNFSNSLMCVIFFLIGAPLGAIIRKGGVGMPVVVAIVIFILFYLIYMYSENLAKNGVLNPYWAAWLPVITFTPLGIFFTYKAMTDSNLFDINAYLEPILRLKNKHFKSKNTEHARYQ
- a CDS encoding porin family protein gives rise to the protein MIRSFYAFIFLFLSQITINAQVPENGVGSKNGDERIRYGIRVGYTSSHLDQTLFELQELKNVGGFYIGAFAQIPLVENTLYLQPEIDYTKIGNRLEMEGIGYSQMRINNINVPVLLKYKFYKGANVHMGPELNILTDSYLDYDWGRHFDGAGSESYNKVVKRFNYSAVFGVGYQFPIGLSLDARYTVGLSKIMHPEEAKARKEAVTDFRTRVISFGVGYYF
- the ribB gene encoding 3,4-dihydroxy-2-butanone-4-phosphate synthase: MEEQAIRLNRIEEVLEDLKQGKVIIVVDDEDRENEGDFIAAAEKVTPEMINFMTQHGRGLLCAPLEEDRCEKLGLNMMVTHNTVLHHTPFTVSVDLLGKGCTTGISTHDRSKTIQALVDEETRPQDLGRPGHIFPLRAKKGGVLRRAGHTEAAVDLARLAGLKPAGILIEILNEDGTMARLPQLMKVAEKFDLKIVSIQDLIAYRLKNESLIQKIDSVKFQTHYGEYDLIAYKQTTNNQIHFALTKGEWTEDESVPVRVKSTNDYFDLFTALHKGEQPLLEKITQIINKEGKGVLVFINNAIDSDLVQAKFNHYKAYLEGTQENPLKAPDTKDYGIGAQILKDLGIQKMKLITKTPDSKKAIGGYDLEITDFIEI